Within the Hevea brasiliensis isolate MT/VB/25A 57/8 chromosome 2, ASM3005281v1, whole genome shotgun sequence genome, the region CGTATTCACAATGCTAGATGCTACTGATTTAACATCAGTTACCTGTTCCTTGTTGTCCATTAGCCAAAACAAATTTTATGCTGAGCAATTTGGATTGGGGATGGGGGACTAAGGAAATACTTTCTTCCTTTATGAAAAAACTGCTGCTCTTACATTGTTGCTTGAGgttcaaaaatttaaaaagacAAATCAAACCGAAAGCTAGGAGAATTTTCTTTTCCCCATCGCCTGAGAGGAGAATCAGAGTGTAATGGAGATGGAATGATGACTACATGTCTTAGGATAATAGGATAAATTTATTGATTTGATTGAATACCACGTAAGAGTATGGCCTTCAAATAGGATATTGGAATAAAAGGAATAATACTTGATGATATTGGAATAAGAGTATGCAAAGGCGAAGGTTTTCACACTATGTGAAAAGGCCATGCCGACTTAGAAAATGAAGAAGATTTTTATGGGTGTTCTATTTGTTTCTGTTTTTGGTTAATAATGTGGGGTTATAATGCTTTACTGTTATGGCAGCGAAAGAGATGGGGTGGATGCTGGAGCGCTTTTTCTTGTTTTGGCTCACAGAAAGGTGGAAAACGTATTGTGCCTGCATCTCGTATTCCTGATGGTAATGCGGCATCAGTGCAGCCAAATGGACCTCAAGCTGGTGGTCTGACCAACCAAGCTACAACACTAGCTCCATCACTTTTAGCTCCACCTTCTTCACCTGCATCATTTACTAATTCAGCTCTCCCTTCAACAGCTCAGTCACCTAGTTGCTTTTTGTCTTTATCTGCCAACTCACCTGGTTGTCCATCCACAATGTTTGCCACTGGGCCATATGCCCATGAAACACAACTAGTTTCTCCTCCTGTTTTCTCAACCTTCACAACCGAGCCATCAACTGCGCCTTTTACTCCCCCACCAGAGTTAGCTCACTTAACAACACCCTCTTCCCCAGACGTGCCTTTTGCTCAATTCCTCTCATCTTCTGCAGATCTCAAAAGCACTGAGAAGAGCAATTACATTGCCACTAGTGATCTTCAAGCTACGTATTCACTTTATCCTGGAAGTCCTGCCAGCAGTCTCATTTCACCAATTTCTAGGGCCTCAGGTGACTGTTTATCATCATCCTTTCCTGAAAGAGAGTTCCACCCTCAATGGGATCCTTCGGTCTCTCCCCAAAATGGAAAATATTCAAGGAGTGGTTCTGGCAGACTTTTTGGGCATGACACAACTGGTGCCTCCATGGTGTCTCAAGATACAAATTTCTTCTGTCCTGCTACATTTGCACGATTCTATCTGGACCATAATCCACCATTTCCTCATAATGGTGGGAGGTTAAGTGTTTCCAAGGATTCGGATGCTTATCCTGCTGGTGGAAATGGCCATCAAAACAGGAGTAGAAGTCCCAAGCAAGATGTGGAAGAATTAGAAGCTTACAGAGCATCCTTTGGGTTCAGTGCTGATGAAATTATCACTACTCAACAATATGTAGAAATTTCTGATGTAATGGACGACTCATTTACCATGACTCCTTTTACTTCAAATAAACcaaccttggaagaaagtgttgaagcTGCATCTAGGAGTGAAGGCCAAAAGGCACAGACAGTGCAGACAAACTTGCCAAGCGTTAAATTGAAATCAGATACCATATGTGGTGAAGTGCCAGTCTCATGTGATAGATATGAAAGTAAACCCTCATTACTTTATCTATATTAAGCTATACTTCGTTTCTTGCATAGGATTCAGGGGAAagcagaaaagaaaatttgaatctcAGCAGCCCTGTGAGTTGTAATCTAATCCAGGGTTTTGTAATATACTTCATTCTGTGGTTTCCCCTCATGCAAAACAGCATTTGCATGAGGCGAAACGCTCATTACTTTATGTATATTAAGTTATAGTTGTTTCTTGCATGGGATTCAGGGGAATGGAGAAAAGAAAAGTTGAATATCAACTGCCCTGTGAGCTGTAATCTAATCCAGGGTTTTGTAATATATTTCATTCTGTAGTTTCCCCTCATGCAAAACAGCATTTACTGTTCTTTTTATTTCCAATTTTTCCTTCCCATTGTTTAGACTGTTAAATGTAATGGGAAAGCTCCTAACATTTAGCAAGACTATATAGGTCTCTATTTTTCAGAGTGGACAGAAAGGGAGGAAGAAAGGGGAAACTCTGGGATTAAAGCGTTGCATTGTTTGAAAAGTTTAGTAATGTGGCAATGTAATGGCTGTAACTTCTGCATTCCATGAGAAACAGCATCTTTATTTCATATTGGTTTATCTATCGGGAAGTGCTTACTTTCTTTATTGTAATCCTTTTTGTTCCCCTTGCTGCCATCTCGATCATATTGAGGCAATATTTGTATGCAATGCTGAATTTATTACTCCATGCATGAAGTAATGTCTCTCCTTATAATTTTCCCTTCATGTATTGTACTCAGATCCTCTATCAAGAAAGCAGGCTGGAGATGTCTCTGCATCAAGTGCACCTGGTGTCCATGCTCTGAAAGATGATGATGACATATTTTCTAAGATGACATCATCCAAAATCAGCAGGAAATATGATCTGGGATCATCCTGCTCTGATGCAGAAATTGACTATAGAAGGGGAAGAAGCTTAAGAGAAGGTAAAGGAGATTTTGCGTGGCAATgactaaaattagagaaaaagcaAGCCATCAGTTGTTTCCCATGTACTAAGTTGCAGGTTTATGTCATACTCTTCTGTTTGGAGTTATCTGTGATAGGTGGATGATCTAACATATGATCTAACCTATTCTCTTCCTGTCTTTCCCCCTTTCCTGCTCTTTCAGGTGTGTGGCCTGATATCTCTGATTGATGAGTGTCTCTATGTTCCTAACTTCCCACATTctataagttatatatatatatgtatgtgatGAATCTagtcatataaatatgaagtggcAAAATGAAATTTGTGTGCCAAGGGAGATGTGATATGAAAGGTCTTTTGCTAAATCATTCAGCAACAGAAGCTCTTATTGTTGCTGAATTTCATCGTTCAGGTGAAGAGTGGAGATGTAAATGTGATTATTTGTCAACTTCTAATTTGGTAGATGGGTAAATGGATTTGAAGTGTGAATTGCTTGCTTGATATTGCATTGTTAACCCACTAAAGCAGTATTCAAAACCGTCATTCCTGATGATGAAGGGAAAGGAGGAGGAAGCTTCTGTCCCTATGCATTATCTTGAATTGTAGAATGGGAACAAGTTGCCCTTCCTGAATTATCAATGAGGTTACTTTTTGGGGACATCTATGTTAATATATAAAAGCAAAGGACAATCCATATTTCTCACTCTACGTGGCAATtcctataaatatatatatatatatatatatatatatatatatatatatatatatatatatatattaaaaataaaggacAATTCATATTTCTCACTCCTACATGTCAATtcctattaattataaatatatgttttttttatttttttagaaattttgagtttttcttattttaattggactaattaacatatatattttttttaaatttaacaattaatattttttatgattATGACATTGAaaatctaattatatatatatatatgcgcaAAGGAAAAAACTTTTTTCTTTCCttctaatttttataaattttaaatatatttttcaatttttataaaaaaaagcaaaaaaaataagagcaatttTTCACTATATTTGGCAACTTCTAATTTTATTTGGCAACTTCTAATTTTAATCAGGAGAGGTAAGTGaattttaactaaaaaaaataatcaCTTAAAAAAAATATCTGGTAACTCATCTATTAGCTTATTTAACTCTTATAAATGGTTTATTTTTGTGTAGTTTCTATAAGCAATTCCATATATTATCTTCCATTTAGGCTCTTTAGTGCCTTTAATGCATTtttttaaccaaaaaaaaaatttaaaagatctCAGTTTCACCGTAGTTTATTATTCATCTATTTACCTCCTACTCAGTGACTCTTATAAATTACGGacaattttttttaagaattttttttttaacaattaatatatttttcttttaaatttaaaaattaatatttacttatagttaattatgaatttaaaaatctaatcatattaattatattattaaatattgaaaGTTCAATGCATATTACTAATATtatattttgtgatttttttttaaatttaaaaatttaaacatatataatataattaataaattatttatttaaactaatttaataaatttataatatatttaattaattatttataaatattaaagttTACAAAAAAACtcacatatttttaattattttacatctaaaatatatatattacataattattaaattagcataatatatttatcgtgcagtatatatatatatataaaattatctgtgtataaaaataaaataaaat harbors:
- the LOC110669241 gene encoding uncharacterized protein At1g76660 yields the protein MGSEQNRFPQQERRKRWGGCWSAFSCFGSQKGGKRIVPASRIPDGNAASVQPNGPQAGGLTNQATTLAPSLLAPPSSPASFTNSALPSTAQSPSCFLSLSANSPGCPSTMFATGPYAHETQLVSPPVFSTFTTEPSTAPFTPPPELAHLTTPSSPDVPFAQFLSSSADLKSTEKSNYIATSDLQATYSLYPGSPASSLISPISRASGDCLSSSFPEREFHPQWDPSVSPQNGKYSRSGSGRLFGHDTTGASMVSQDTNFFCPATFARFYLDHNPPFPHNGGRLSVSKDSDAYPAGGNGHQNRSRSPKQDVEELEAYRASFGFSADEIITTQQYVEISDVMDDSFTMTPFTSNKPTLEESVEAASRSEGQKAQTVQTNLPSVKLKSDTICGEVPVSCDRYENPLSRKQAGDVSASSAPGVHALKDDDDIFSKMTSSKISRKYDLGSSCSDAEIDYRRGRSLREGKGDFAWQ